CAGCGAAGAAGGAAGTGGCAAAGGCAAAGGAAAAGGCACATGAAGAGTTACATGAGAAGTTAGATaccaaggaaggggagaaagacctCTATCGACTGGCCAGACAGGGAAACAGAGTTGGGAGGGATGTGCAGCATGTTAAAATGATAAAGGATGCAAACGGAAATATACTGACAAGGGAAgagaatatattaaaaagacGGAAGGATTATTTTGAGGATCTGATGAACAtcgaaaatgaaagggaaagaaggttagaggaggtggaagagttaAATCAGGAAGTGCCAAGGATCAGTAGAGAAGAGGTAAGGAACGCTTTGAGGAGGATAAAGGGAGGTAAAGCAGTAGGTCCAAATAAGATACCAGTGGAAGCATGGAGAAGTTTAGGAGAGATGGCAATGGGTTGGCTAAACAGACTGTTCAACGGGATCTTGGAAGACGAGAGGATGCCAGATGAGTGGAGAAAAAGTTTGAAAAAGATTGAAACTGAGCAGGACCAAGACTGAGTACATGTGTCTCAACGGAGGTGATGGTGAGACAATAAGGCTACAAGGTGTGCAAATGACAAAGGTTGACGAATTTAGATATTTGGGGTCCACGGTACAGAGTAATGGAGACTGTGGTagggaggtaaagaagagagTGCAAGCGGGATGGAATGGGTGGAGGAAGACGGCAGCAGTGATATGTGACAGAAAGATTTCCGCAAGAACAAAGGGAAAGATTTATAACAGTAGTGAGACCCACCATGCTGTACGGTATGGAAACAGTACCACTAACGAAAAAGCAGGAAGTGGAGTTGGAAGTAGCGGAATTGAAGATGTTGCGATTTGCTCTTGGAGTGACGAGGATGGATAAAATCAGAAATTATTACATCAGAGGAACAACACACGTACGTCGGTTTGGGGACAATGCAAGGGAGGTTAGGCTGAGGTGGTTTGGACATGTCAGGAGGAGTGACAAGGGGtttgtggggaggaggatgctggacatGGATCTAGCTGgcatgaggaagagagggagaccaaagagaaggtatatggatgctgtgaagggagacatgcaagTGGTGGGCGTGACAGAGGAAGGCACAGAAGATCGAGCGCACTGGAGAAGAGTGATTTGCTGTGGTGACCCCTAAATGGAAGAAGCCGAAAAAAGATAGGTTGCCTGAGTGGCAGTAGGCTGTCCTATAACATGAAAATTAAGATTAAAAGGATTCAAATAACAGTCTACAAGGGATTCTAAATGAAGAGGTACTCTACAAAATTTTTGGCATAAAAGTCTCAAAttaaggagagacagagagaaagagagagagagagagagagagagagagagagagagagagagagagagagagagagagagagagagagagagagagagagagagagagagagagaaagagagaaatatataactCAAGGTGCTCCATAAGTTAATCTACAAATTACTATTACCGTTACCTTGCTTTGGTTAATATATCAGTGCAGTGATGTGGTTGCGTCTCTCTCTAGCAAGCAGGTAGTGCTGTATTGCTGTACAACCAAAAATAAACCCAAGACTGTGGTCTGTGTTTGCCTCCGTGTCCTTGACGTGGAAAACACCACAGTTGGTGACCCCGGAGTGACGCCGTGACACGCGATGGTGACCACATACGACATGCGTGACGTTCCTGCCTTCACGCCTGACATGGCCACATGTTTTCCTCACCTCGAAGAGATTTGGGATGGTGTGGCGAGACGCGCTTTGGCGACGGCGCTTTACCACTCAGTGTGGCAACGGGAGGGCCCCACGGTTCCTCAGAGGCTTTGGTGTCTCATCCCGGACTCCCCCTCGCAGCTGTGGTGTGATGTGCCCCGTCCCGTCTCGCCGCCATCCGCTGGTGCGCCACCTCGCCGTCCGTCCCCGCTGCGCGCCCAACCCACCCTCGCCCAACGCCACCCGCTCGGGCATCACCTCCCGCCCCGCCCAATGCTGCCCGCTCGGGCACCACCTCCCGTCCCACCCGACGCCGCCCGCTGGTGCTCTCGCCGCCTGCTCCGAACCGCCGTCGCATATCTGCGGATATGGGTACGCATAGGTCCGAAACTGGGCTGCCTCGTAGGGGCCGCGTGCGTGCATGCAACGCGCCGCGACGccgtgggggggagggggggggctTGCGTGATCCCTATGACCTGATGAGCGAGGCTAGAGGGGGCTTCGGCCCCTGCTCCTCCTTACTTAGGGGAGAGCAGCTAGCAAGGTCGCTAATGAAAAACCAGACAAAATGGTTCCCAGAGTTATGCTGCCAGTACGGTTCAACGGTGCCGCTCACCAGAGGGGCCACCTTTTGAAGTCATCCTgtgttggatggttgggtgtCTGGGCTGGGATGCGTTGTTGGGGCAGGTCTTAGTTCCGTCGTGGACAAACTTTCGAGTCATGAGAGGCCACTTTTTAAAACGAATAGCCTCCATGAGGACGAGGTACCCCGTTCATGGCGGCCAGCGCTCGCTCCCTTCGTTGTCCCAGCAGGTGGTCTCCCTTGGTCCTTGGAGCCAATTTATTTCTGTAGTATCCATATGAGTAAATATAAAAGCTCCTCTGGTCCTCGAGAGACGGTCGACCAGGCCCTCAAGACATCACCTTctggtcgtgatggtgatgtgtAGGCGGGGacttgtactcctcctcctcttgtttctcaaGGTGAAAGACGCCTTGGGTCAGTCCTATCTTGACACTTTCATGATCATTAATATCTATGCCTCCTATTCACTCAGTTCTCAAAAGCCTTTCGGAACAATTCTCCATATCTGTCTCAGATATGATGGTGACTGTCTCTCTAATCGGTGTTACATGACATTTACATCAGACGATGCTGACAAAGCTGCTCTTGAGGCAATAAATTATCTGCGTCTTGGAAAGAGCAACTTAACTGCTGAAGTAATTCCATCAAGCAATGTAGCTGATATTGAGAATGATTATTGTCCCAATGTCTTTGGAACACaacaaataacatcaagaaatatggtgAAATAAGGTGTCTTAATCAAAGCTAAAAATTTATCACAGGCAATGATGCTGCTCCATCTACCATGCCCTTCAAACTCTCAGAAGATGACATCCTTCAGGTATGTCCAGATAATGTTTAACGAGTGGCCAAGATTAAAGGCAATGGTAATATGATAATGCTCACATTCTATGGTTCTTTTCTCCCTGACTGTGTTAAGAtcggtcatctctctctctctctctctctctctctctctctctctctctctctctctctctctctctctctctctctctctctctctctctctctcccagtaaaAGTTTTCATCGATCGTCCACTGCAATGTTACTGATGTTATGAATTCTGTCATGGGAGGAACAATTGTACAATTTTTTCCTAGTCTGGTCACTCCTCTGCCCTTGACTGCCCTAGAATATGAATCAGACCCTTACTGCTTGTTCTGCAGGGAAGTTCAT
Above is a window of Scylla paramamosain isolate STU-SP2022 chromosome 46, ASM3559412v1, whole genome shotgun sequence DNA encoding:
- the LOC135094636 gene encoding uncharacterized protein LOC135094636, translating into MLYGMETVPLTKKQEVELEVAELKMLRFALGVTRMDKIRNYYIRGTTHVRRFGDNAREVRLRWFGHVRRSDKGFVGRRMLDMDLAGMRKRGRPKRRYMDAVKGDMQVVGVTEEGTEDRAHWRRVICCGDP